Part of the Lolium rigidum isolate FL_2022 chromosome 6, APGP_CSIRO_Lrig_0.1, whole genome shotgun sequence genome, GTTTCCTTTTGGTACACAAAAATTACTACGGAGTACCCAAATTTCGTATACCTCCAGGAGTATATATATAAAATAAGAACACCAGAGGGGGACTCCACCCCGGCTTTGTCACCAAGATAGAGGTGAGGTTTCGAACATTGAttctatagattttttttttttttttgcgggagacAGACGATAATATCAAACATCCGAACATACAGAAAGATCCAGAAACAAAGCAAAATTACACATCAGTCCTGCTGGACCTCGACGGCGCTGACGAAACAGAGGCCGTCGATGgcgcgccgctgccgctgctccgCACATAGCCTTGGACAGGAGCCAGCCCCACGGCGCCGGGAAGTCGTCGAGCGCCGGATCCGGAGATCCTACCACCTGGaacgccgtcgtcgtcgcggaTGTCTTCAACACCATCGTCGTCTTCAAGATCACCAACCGGATCCACCGTCTCGGCCGGATCCGGCGGGGCTTGACGAGCTCGGCCGATGTACCCATCGGCCGAGCTCGAGGAAGTCGACCGCCAGGCGCCGTAGCTccgaggagcgccgccgccggaggagaagCGAATCGACACCAAACATCGCATCACCGgcacctccacctccatggcgccgccgggcGAGACCCTACCGAACCCTACACTATGTACAGGCCGGGATCCGTGGATTCCCCAACCTCCCGCCGTCGCAGCGGCCGTCGGAGGCAGAGGGATCCACGAATCGCCGGCCGGCGAGGTGGGCTGACGGGGAGTTTTACAAATCTCCTCTCTCGCTCACTGTAGACGGGAGAGAGGAGCGGTCCAAGTTCGATTTATTTGACCTGATTCTATAGAAATATTTACATCCTTCATAACCTTCGTTTTACATTTGTTAGCATCCGGTTTAGATGTATTTTATGTGCTCTTTTTGTCTCTTCAATTACTATATTGTTCTACTATCAGTTTGCTTGTGCTTGGCAGATTGAAAACCCTTTGTTTTACAtgttgtttgatacgtctccgacgtatcgataatttcttatgttccatgccacattattgatgttatctacatgttttatgcacactttatgtcatattcgtgcattttctggaactaacctattaacaagatgccgaagtgccgattctgtcgttttacgctatttttggtttcggaaatcctagtaacgaaatattctcggaattggacgaaatcaacgcccggggtcctattttgccacgaaacttccggaagtccgaagaggagacgaagtggggccacgaggtggccacaccctagggcggcgcggccccccttggccgcgcggccccgtggtgtgaggccctcgtgccgcctcccgacctgcccttccgcctacttaaagcctccgttgcgaaacccccgtaccgagagccacgatacggaaaaccttccgagacgccgccgccgccgatcccatctcggggatccaggagatcgcctccggcaccctcgccggagaggggattcatctcccggaggactctacgccgccatggtcgcctccggagtgatgtgtgagtagtctacccctggactatgggtccatagcggtagctagatggttgtcttctccccattgtgcttcattgtcggatcttgtgagctgcctaacatgatcaagatcatctatccgtaattctatatgttgcgtttgttgggatccgatgaatagagaatacttgttatgttgattatcaattcatgtctatgtgttgtttatgatcttgcatgctctccgttattagtagatgctccggccaagttgatgctagtaactccaagagggagtatttatgctcgatagtgggttcatgtctccgtgaatgcggaggggtgacaagaacctctaaggttatggatgtgcttgttgccactagggataaaacattggtgctatgttcaaggatgtagtcactgattacattacgcgcaatacttaatgcaattgtctcgttgttagcaacttaataccggaggggttcggatgataacctcgaaggtggactttttaggcatagatgcatgctggatggcggtctatgtactttgtcgtaatgcccaattaaatctcactatactcatcataatatgtatgtgcatggtcatgccctctttatttgtcaattgcccaaccgtaatttgttcacccaacatgctgtttatcttatgggagagacacctctagtgaactgtggaccccggtccaattctctatactgaaatacaatctactgcaatacttgttctatcgttttccgcaaacaatcatcttccacacaatacggttaatcctttgttacagcaagccggtgagattgacaacctcactcgtttcgttggggcaaagtactttggttgtgttgtgcaggttccactttggcgccggaatctctggtgttgcgccgcactacatcccgccgccatcaaccttcaacgtgcttcttgactcctactggttcgattaaaccttggtttcttactaagggaaacttgccgctgtgcgcatcacaccttcctcttggggttcccaacggacgtgtcaactacacgcatcaagcaaatttctggcgccgttgccggggagatcaagacacgctgcaaggggagtcttcactcctcaatctctttactttgtttttgtcttgcttagttttatttactactttgtttgctgcactaaatcaaaatacaaaaaaaattagttgctagttttactttatttgctatcttgtttgctatatcaaaaacacaaaaaaattagttacctgcatttaccttacttgattcatcatgtttccttttaattttaccacgaaagacataccggtaggacgtgggtctataattgggagaaataatatagaagaattcttcaaccatgttagtaccgttgacgattttgaggatagacacttggtagaccttgcccctacctatgaaattgctgctgctgctttagttcgcatgttggaaactaaatttgttaatctcaatcctataatccaacacatgtttctcacacttggtgatatagaagaaggggaaaagaaagattttgttttagaaacccttcttagagaatttggtggtatagcgagagaggctagaaaggtctttgctaaatttaatatgcttggttcttacaccaattttgttagtctccttgaaaagatggatatggatagaataaagtacactaataatattaatgatggaggggagatcaaagcaccaataccatgtaaactcttagctatgaatgatgcactagaaaataactatgcttggcttgttcctgaaaatttgtttgatgagagtagcacgcctaagactaatgaaaagggagatgctaaaacttatgtatctaatatactatgcctggttgagaaaactccacaccccgctgagaatgcaccaccctttgataatacttgatacacactttctgcgcctagctgaaaggcgttaaagaaaagcgcttatgggagacaacccatgtttttttttacctacagtactttgtttttattttgtgtcttggaagttgtttactactgtagcaacctctccttatcttagtttagtgttttattgtgtcaagtaaagtcgttgatagaaaagttcatactagatttggattactgcgcagaaacagatttctttgctgtcacgaatctgggctgttttctctgtacgtaactcagaaaattatgccaatttacgtgagtgatcctcagatatgtacgcaactttcattcaatttgagcattttcatttgagcaagtctggtgcctcgataaaattcgtcaatacgaactgttctgttttgacagattctgccttttatttcgcattgcctcttttgctatgttggttgaatttctttgatccattaatgtccagtagctttatgcaatatccagaagtgttaagaatgattgtgtcacctctgaacatgttaatttttattgtcactaaccctctaatgagttgttctaagtttggtgtggatgaaattttcaaggatcaagagaggagtatgatgcaacatgatcaaggagagtgaaagctctaagcttggggatgccccggtggttcacccctgcatatatcaagaagactcaagcgtctaagcttggggatgcccaaggcatccccttcttcatcgacaacattatcaggttcctcccctgaaactatatttttattccatcacatcttatgtgctttgcttggagcgtcggtttgtttttgtttttttttttgttttgtttgaataaaatggatcctagcattcactttatgggagagagacacgctccgctgtagcatatggacaagtatgtccttagtttctactcatagtattcatggcgaagtttctccttcgttaaattgttatatggttggaattggaaaatgatacatgtagtaattgctataaatgtcttgggtaatgtgatacttggcaattgttgtgctcatgtttaagctcttgtatcatatgctttgcacccattaatgaagaaatacatagagcatgctaaatttggtttgcatatttggtttctctaaggtctagataatttctagtattgagtttgaacaacaaggaagacggtgtagagtcttataatgtttacaatatgtcttttatgtgagttttgctgcaccggttcatccttgtgtttgtttcaaataagccttgctagcctaaaccttgtatcgagagggattacttctcatgcatccaaaatacttgagccaaccattatgccatttgtgtccaccatacctacctactacatggtattttccgccattccaaagtaaattgcttgagtgctacctttaaaattccatcattcacctttgcaatatatagctcatgggacaaatagcttaaaaactattgtggtattgaatatgtaattatgcactttatctcttattaagttgcttgttgtgcgataaccatgttcactcggggacgccatcaactactctttgttgaatttcatgtgagttgctatgcatgttcgtcttgtccgaagtaagagcgatctaccaccttatggttaagcatgcatattgttagagaagaacattgggccgctaactaaagccatgatccatggtggaagtttcagttttggacaaatatcctcaatctcatatgagaaaattattaattgttgttacatgcttaagcataaaagaggagtccattatctgttgtctatgttgtcccggtatggatgtctaagttgagaataatcaatagcgagaaatccaatgcgagctttctccttagacctttgtacaagcggcatagaggtacccctttgtgacacttggttaaaacatgtgcattgtgatgatcccgtagtccaagctaattaggacaaggtgcgggcactattagtatactatgcatgaggcttgcaacttgtaagatataatttacatgatacatatgctttattactaccgttgacaaaattgtttcatgttttcaaaatcaaagctctagcacaaatatagcaatcgatgcttttcctctatggaggaccattcttttactttcaatgttgagtcagttcacctatttctctccacctcaagaagcaaacacttgtgtgaactgtgcattgattcctacatatttgcttattgcacttattatattactctatgttgacaatatccatgagatatacatgttacaagttgaaagcaaccgctgaaacttaatcttcctttgtgttgcttcaatgcttttactatgaattattgctttatgagttaactcttatgcaagacttattgatgcttgtcttgaagtgctattcatgaaaagtctttgctttatgattcacttgtttactcatgttatatacattgttttgatcgctgcattcactacatatgctttacaaatagtatgatcaaggttatgatggcatgtcactccagaaattatctgtgttatcgttttacctgctcgggacgagcggaactaagcttggggatgctgatacgtctccgacgtatcgataatttcttatgttccatgccacattattgatgttatctacatgttttatgcacactttatgtcatattcgtgcattttacggaactaacctattaacaagatgccgaagtgccgattctttgttttcgctgtttttggtttcagaaatcctagtaacgaaatattctcggaattggacgaaatcaacgcccggggtcctattttgccacgaagcttccggaagtccgaagaggagacgaagtggggccacgaggtggccacaccctaggcggcgcggcccccccttggccgcgcggccccgtggtgtggggccctcgtgccgcctctccgacctcgcccttccgcctacttaaagcctccgttgcgaaacccccgcaccgagagccacgatacggaaaaccttccggagacgccgccgccgccgatcccatctcggggatccaggagatcgcctccggcaccctgccggagaggggattcatctcccgggaggactctacgccgccatggtcgcctccggagtgatgtgtgagtagtctacccctggactatgggtccatagcagtagctagatggttgtcttctccccattgtgcttcattgtcggatcttgtgagctgcctaacatgatcaagatcatctatccgtaattctatatgttgcgtttgttgggatccgatgaatagagaatacttgttatgttgattatcaattcatgtctatgtgttgtttatgatcttgcatgctctccgttattagtagatgctctggccaagttgatgctagtaactccaagagggagtatttatgctcgatagtgggttcatgtctccgtgaatccggaggggtgacaagaacctctaaggttatggatgtcttgttgccactagggataaaacattggtgctatgttcaaggatgtagtcactgattatattacgcgcaatacttaatgcaattgtctcgttgttagcaacttaatactggaggggttcggatgataactctgaaggtggactttttaggcatagatgcatgcttggatggcggtctatgtactttgtcgtaatgcccaattaaatctcactatactcatcataatatgtatgtgcatggtcatgccctctttatttgtcaattgcccaaccgtaatttgttcacccaatatgttgtttatcttatgggagagacacctctagtgaactgtggaccccggtccaattctctatacttgaaatacaatctatcgcaatacttgttctactgttttctcgcaaacaatcatcttccacacaatacggttaatcctttgttacagcaagccggtgagattgacaacctcaccgtttcgttggggcaaagtactttggttgtgttgtgcaggttccacgttggcgccggaatctccggtgttgcgccgcactacatcccgccgccatcaaccttcaacgtgcttcttgactcctactggttcgattaaaccttggtttcttactgagggaaacttgccgctgtgcgcatcacaccttcctcttggggttcccaacggacgtgtcaactacacgcatcattgttcctgtcaaaaaaaaaaaatggagtcTCTCATTCATGAGATTAAAAGCGGTTGCACATTATAGTTCAGGTTAATTGTAAATTACACTAAACTACAAAAGCTTAGCATCTACAGCACAAAACCATAAGTTCTAAAATGAATCCACATAACCTCATGTGTTGACATCCCACCCAAAACGAGGCTATGCCACTCTTAATAATAGTATAATTAATGAATCACAATAGTCACTTCGATGTGAATATGTTCTTGCTAGGTAACATGGATATGTTCATGGCACATGCTTCTCGATGTTTTGATTCCCTATAACAACTGTCCACAGCCGTCCGAAGAATTAACTTATGGTTTTCGCCGTATTACATGTTTGTTATGTGCCTTTTAGCTTTTGACTGGATATTGTTTAATGATAATGCAAGCTAAAAGTTAAAGTCAGAAGCACTTATTTAGGTGTTCCTGACTTATAAGCCAAAACTAAGCCTAACCAAACATTACAGTTCAAACTCAACCATATATGCAGTAAGTAGTGTTTTTTTGTGTTTGTGTTGCGGTGTGTTAGTTTTCGTGTTCctcttagactactcatagtgggaagtaaaatAAGTAGTAACATCAATAATATGCAATGCCAACTAAGCATTTTGATGATATGGTATGTCATTAATTGAGAACAGAGAGGGtaatggtaactagctatgttaccatcacaTCACACATTTTAAGAAAGAATGAGTCTACGAAATAATTAATATGACATTGTATGTTACTACACCCataatactacccactatggaagtggtaacatagagtagtaacatatgTATGTTACTACCCTttgttactttccactatgagcagccttacgATGTGTTAGTTTTGTGTTAGGGGCACCTGATATCTGCAATTTAATCACCGCTATTAAATGTCTAGCAAGACGTACTCCCTCTGTTTATAATTATGTGTGCTCTGAATTTAGTCGAAGTTCAAACTTTAAAATGTTTAACCTAGTATAATGCTAAAGCAAAATAACCAGCTTCCCACAGACATAGCTACGCACGGACATCTTACGTTTGGATAATATATATAAAGGGAGCAAACGGATGTAACCTAGGTGCATGAACTATGAAGAGCATAAGCAAACGATATTATACCCGAGTATCCATGTTTTCCCTGTTGTAATTTCCTTGCGTGTCAGGTTGCAAAGTAATGTAGGGAAATTAAAACTTCGACAAAATACATTCTTGAGTCATGGCACAATAGATCACATTTTGTCTTCTCCCCATGTAAGTGTAATACTAAatatatataatataaatatatatttcatgatggttctaaCAATGTTGATTCAATATCatatatgtttatttttttctaCATATTTAGTCAAACTTTGCTAAGTTTAAGTTTAACTAAATCTATAAGGCATGGTAAATAAAACAGAGGGACTAATTTAAAGGCGCATGTGTTGGCAAGACAAAACTAGGAAATTGCAGGCACAAAATGCATAGATCCATCCTCTGTTAAAACTCTATTTGAATAGTAGAAATATAAAACAATTTGGAAAGCACAATAACAAATActttgaaacataagaaattgtaaCAAATGATATTCAGTAGAATAAAAGAAttgcaagggtcctaaccgaatgGGTGGAAAAGAGTTGTTAAGGCATAGAAACGCGGTTCACGAGAATTTGGTAGCTTTATCCTTGTGATGTAATGAACTTTTTATAGGAAAATTTCACAGGGACCATAGTCCAGGAAAATCGTACACTCCAACTCGAGTGAAGCACAATGTACTTTGGTAGACCATTTACTATTCATCTTTTGGTGCCAAAAAATGGCCTAAGCAAGATGTAAAAAATCTGGTTTTATAACTTTACTACGAGAGAAAAGATTTGTGTAATATAAATTGCAGAGACCGGGTGTATGGTTAAACTCTTTAAGTAATGTaaagcatcatttatcggaaaaaAGAATGCTCTCACATAACCCATCTTCAGACGATTTTGGTGAGCACTTTAGGAAGGGTGTGTTGCTCAAGTAGCCTAGCTTTGTGTTTTGTGTGTTCCGCCTTCCGGTCTTGTTTGTCGTATGTCTTGTGATGCTTTATATTATGTACTCTAAAACACTGCAAAAGGAAGGTTGTGTGCATTGATTGATGCAGCAGCCAGGCTATGTTCTccttttcggaaaaaaaaaaGTGCGGCTGCCCGTTGTTCAGATTTTCACCCGACTTCCCTTCAATAAATTTCAAGAAAAAATGGATGCTCTCAGCAGTTTGGTCCATAAACTGAACTTCGGAGCAAACTGCATCGCAGAGGACAAAATTATGGAAGAATCTGCTTTAGGCACCTTCCTTTGGAAAGGCCATCGACCATGTACAAAGAAGTCACCATCAGATGATTTCAGATCACAGGTTGTACGTCAAGCATCTAGGAAAAGCAATGCTAACATACGTGAGAAGCAAGGAACATCACaacttgtcaaaaaaaaaaaatacatgagaGAACCTACTTATGCAAAGAAGTTGCTTTGCCTTGATGAATGGGTTTAACACTTATTCCTTCTACAAGTAAACAAAAAAACACTTATTCcttcttccccttcttttcttgCATTTGATCAGGACAGAAACATGGCTGCTCATATGATCATACTTGCACTAACATATGCCAAAAGAGATGCACATTACGATCGTTATGACAGACAGTATGTGAAATGCACTCAAGTTAAATATCCACAGCGAACTGCTTTTAAGTTACAACATAGCAACAATGCGGGCAAGACGGCAAGCCCGCTGCCCGCCCAACCTATCCATGTACAAAAGAACAAATGTTGGCATGCGGCTGATGGTTTTGATATCAATATTCCCTGTGCGCCGATTGCAATACTGTGAGTACCTCTCCTCTTGAACCTGAAGCATTAGCGAAGGTTAGGAAAGACAATAGCAAGGTGGAATGGAAGATGGTGGAGTATGAACATGGTATACATCGATCATAGAGCTCTGACGCGAGCGTAAGGAGAGACTCCGTCTCCTCGGCCATCTTGAAGATCCTTTCAGCCTCCATCATGTGATCATTTGCAATGTGTGCTTTGGCTTCTGCATCAGCTACTTTCATAGCTGCAGCTTGAGCTGCTTCTAGTGCAGGACTCGCAGCAGGAAACAGACCTACATTCTTTGATGCCTTGGATGGCTTGGCTGGATCCTTCTTCTTTTGAGATGGATCTTTCATTGGAGCAAGAAGTTTCTTTGCATAAGCATCAGTGAGCTTATAGGACTTGTCAATCTGTTTAATGTTAAAATAAAAAGATCTTGTTAGTTGCATCAAAAGGTCTTTTACATCTTCAAAAAATACGAAGCTCCAAAGAATACAGGGGATCCCAGGATATTGCATGTCTATAGTAAATAAAAGATGTAATTTGGATCAGTAAGCAAAATATTCCTACAAGAATCTTTCTCGATTTTGTTAGAGGTATCGTTGAAGGAAAAAACAAGGGGTCGGACTAAACGACTGGACCTTCAATTCAATGCCGAGCCCAGAGCAAACTAGTTCATGGCGCAACAATTTTGACAACCAGACTGAAAAATCTGAATTCTGCGCATTGTCAAGACTTAAATTCGAATAAATGCAAATCAAACCATCTGTTTTGAAGTTCACTCAGCGAGACTTCCCTATACCCCCTATATTCCCAACAAATTCTCCCCAGCagacatgaagatctttgtttggATTGGTCAGCAAGGGTGGGATCCCAAGCACAATCCATGTGGAGAACTAAGATCCATGTGGATTTGGTAGAGTGTTTCCATTCCTGGCTATCCAAACAAGTTCAAAGGAAGTAAGCAAAATACATTACAAAACTAATTCATGAAAATGAAGACTGGAGATGTTGTCCTAATGGTGTCGGTTTGTCCACTCAGGAACACATAACCACCGCACGATCAACTAGGTATTTAGTTAGGCAGAGAGATCAGGTTAGTTAGGAAGATACAGAAATGATATGTTAGGACGGCGACTCCGACTCCTAGGGGGCAAGTTAGTAACTGTTCCCTATAAAGGGGCACCATATACCCCGTTTTTAATTAAGCAACACAGAATTAGAAGTTTCAACTAAGTCTCAGAGCCTCTGTACTAAGAAACGGAAGAGCCTTGCCATCAGCTGGAGGCGAGTGCCATCTCCCGTATCTACGGACCCCTGACATATGCTAACAGGAGATGACAAGCTACCATCTCATATTGGTCATAAGAAAATGGTCACCTTCTCAACTTTGTTGACGCCTATAAGCCGTCGTAGTTTTGCACAAATCAATCTTCTAAAGTTTGGTTGCACCTCATGCCTTTGCTGCATATAGGGCACAAAGATGACATCAGCAACCTATCAATCTACCATAATTCTAGTAATGCAGCATAATTATGAAAGGTAAACATTACAAAGTACAATACAGGACATATGCAACCAAATAGAATTTTCTATGGATATGAAACCCATATGTAACCCATGAAACAAAATATTTCTGTATTAATTGAGGCTTAAATGCTTCTTTCATGTAAAGGGAGCTTAAACAATGGAAAATGCCATGTGTTTAAACAATAAATTAAACATGTAGCTCACATTTTTCACTATACTAAAGGCTAGACTAATCTACTTCACTCAGCATAGCTCACTAGCTCTTTTAGAAGGGGAAGAACTTCAAAACCCAGATTACTTATCATCTGCAAACAAATCAAGTGATGGCACGTGCTTATGATTCTTACGAGGTCAGTTGTATATCTGAGTAAACTTGAATAAAGTGAAAAGGATGAGACAAAAATAAGTACTACAACAGAATCAATCAAATAGTGCAATCGCAAAGATAATCAACCTCTATGAAGTTGCAAATTGTCGTAACCTCTGATCCATTTGGCTCCTTCAGTTCGCCGAGAGCTTCTAGGATCATGGCACTATACCTAACAAACACATTGGTACAGGGCAATCAGATCTCAAATAAAGTACGTGTGAGGGAGAAATGATGTAGCCATATGCAAATGAAATAAGAATCGTTCCTAGCCCTGACACGTGCCTGCTGCAAGGCTTCTATCTTGTTCACCTTATTATGATATGTCTAAAAAATTATTTAACCACATTTTTTACACTATCTACTTGTTTGTATTCATCTACCAAAGAAATAAACAAAGTACTTTCTTTAACGGTTTAACCCAAATGATGTTCCATCTAATTGGTCAGCATCATGACAAAATCGAAATTTCAGCCAAGATGTCCTTATCATGTCCTTATCATGCCAA contains:
- the LOC124660593 gene encoding single myb histone 4-like isoform X1, with product MGAPKQKWTSEEEEALRRGVLKHGAGKWRTIQKDPEFSPVLSSRSNIDLKDKWRNLSFSASGLGSRDKIRVPRIKVPSSSPSPSPQLLLLPAPDNVAEASPPEDIEKNPEDDKTSVPKLYSAMILEALGELKEPNGSEVTTICNFIEQRHEVQPNFRRLICAKLRRLIGVNKVEKIDKSYKLTDAYAKKLLAPMKDPSQKKKDPAKPSKASKNVGLFPAASPALEAAQAAAMKVADAEAKAHIANDHMMEAERIFKMAEETESLLTLASELYDRCSRGEVLTVLQSAHREY
- the LOC124660593 gene encoding single myb histone 4-like isoform X2 yields the protein MGAPKQKWTSEEEEALRRGVLKHGAGKWRTIQKDPEFSPVLSSRSNIDLKDKWRNLSFSASGLGSRDKIRVPRIKVPSSSPSPSPQLLLLPAPDNVAEASPPEDIEKNPEDDKTSVPKYSAMILEALGELKEPNGSEVTTICNFIEQRHEVQPNFRRLICAKLRRLIGVNKVEKIDKSYKLTDAYAKKLLAPMKDPSQKKKDPAKPSKASKNVGLFPAASPALEAAQAAAMKVADAEAKAHIANDHMMEAERIFKMAEETESLLTLASELYDRCSRGEVLTVLQSAHREY
- the LOC124660593 gene encoding single myb histone 4-like isoform X3, encoding MGAPKQKWTSEEEEALRRGVLKHGAGKWRTIQKDPEFSPVLSSRSNIDLKDKWRNLSFSASGLGSRDKIRVPRIKVPSSSPSPSPQLLLLPAPDNVAEASPPEDIEKNPEDDKTSVPKLYSAMILEALGELKEPNGSEQRHEVQPNFRRLICAKLRRLIGVNKVEKIDKSYKLTDAYAKKLLAPMKDPSQKKKDPAKPSKASKNVGLFPAASPALEAAQAAAMKVADAEAKAHIANDHMMEAERIFKMAEETESLLTLASELYDRCSRGEVLTVLQSAHREY
- the LOC124660593 gene encoding single myb histone 4-like isoform X4, translating into MGAPKQKWTSEEEEALRRGVLKHGAGKWRTIQKDPEFSPVLSSRSNIDLKDKWRNLSFSASGLGSRDKIRVPRIKVPSSSPSPSPQLLLLPAPDNVAEASPPEDIEKNPEDDKTSVPKYSAMILEALGELKEPNGSEQRHEVQPNFRRLICAKLRRLIGVNKVEKIDKSYKLTDAYAKKLLAPMKDPSQKKKDPAKPSKASKNVGLFPAASPALEAAQAAAMKVADAEAKAHIANDHMMEAERIFKMAEETESLLTLASELYDRCSRGEVLTVLQSAHREY